From a single Raphanus sativus cultivar WK10039 chromosome 3, ASM80110v3, whole genome shotgun sequence genomic region:
- the LOC108845511 gene encoding putative F-box/FBD/LRR-repeat protein At5g56810 encodes MEAAKLGNEEVRHSDRISQLPHDLLLRILSLVPVRTAVSTIFISKRWRSVWTKMPTLVYDETCPHIGSLGFDQFCVMYLPLHEAPVLKTLNINLNHSVSFDTLLFPNIRSTSLLKIKITLSRSDHSACSTPIRFPNNLDVFKTLLVLKLRGKIVLDVVDSPVCFPSLKKLRLTCVSFRCGESFKRLLSACPLLEDLILKRVYGCCFRRCLFSILSPSLQRLTIITLGAYSYYNDMSFEISAPSLKYLNIFDNKSYYSFVEDMPKLVEAEVLADLSKIVKFRKVLSPLERLQIRLYPAIITDLTDSLIFKRLLHLELRYSFYSHLLLGLLKYFPKLRSLKLVQPYFTEMTDQLYCSVSVPECLSFHLEILQWSGYGGTQNEREAAVYILKNAQFLKTATISLQKTIMDGQIMMEDLRSISKASASCQLVIESF; translated from the exons ATGGAAGCTGCGAAATTGGGAAACGAAGAGGTTAGACATTCTGATAGGATCAGCCAGCTACCTCATGACTTGCTCTTACGAATCCTTTCACTGGTTCCGGTAAGAACGGCAGTGTCCACAATCTTTATCTCTAAACGATGGAGATCTGTGTGGACGAAGATGCCAACGCTCGTGTATGACGAAACATGCCCTCACATTGGTTCCCTTGGATTTGACCAATTTTGCGTCATGTACTTGCCATTACACGAAGCTCCTGTtctcaaaaccctaaatatCAATCTTAATCACTCCGTTTCCTTCGATACTCTCTTATTCCCAAACATTCGTTCCACGTCTCTCCTGAAGATCAAAATCACACTGTCTCGTTCTGATCATTCAGCTTGTTCCACTCCCATCAGATTCCCAAATAACCTCGACGTCTTCAAAACACTCCTTGTCTTGAAACTCCGAGGCAAGATTGTTCTGGACGTTGTAGACTCTCCTGTTTGCTTCCCTTCCTTGAAAAAGTTACGCCTCACATGTGTGAGTTTCCGGTGCGGAGAATCTTTCAAAAGGCTTTTATCGGCGTGTCCTCTTCTTGAAGATCTCATCCTCAAAAGAGTTTATGGTTGTTGTTTTAGACGTTGTTTGTTCAGTATTTTATCCCCTTCTCTACAGAGGTTAACCATTATTACACTAGGTGCCTACAGTTATTACAATGACATGAGTTTCGAGATAAGTGCACCTTCTTTGAAATACTTAAACATCTTCGATAACAAAAGTTATTATAGCTTCGTCGAAGATATGCCTAAGTTGGTGGAGGCAGAAGTATTAGCTGATCTATCGAAAATTGTGAAGTTTCGGAAAGTTCTTTCTCCACTTGAACGTCTTCAGATACGTTTGTATCCTGCAATA aTTACTGATCTTACGGATAGTTTAATCTTCAAGCGGCTTCTTCATCTTGAATTACGCTACAGCTTTTACTCTCATCTACTTCTGGGTTTGCTGAAATATTTTCCTAAATTACGATCTCTCAAGCTCGTCCAA CCATATTTCACAGAGATGACGGATCAACTCTACTGTTCAGTCTCTGTTCCTGAATGCTTGAGCTTCCATCTCGAGATTCTCCAGTGGTCTGGCTACGGAGGAACACAGAATGAGAGGGAAGCCGCAGTTTACATTCTGAAAAATGCCCAGTTTTTAAAGACTGCTACTATCTCATTACAGAAAACGATCATGGATGGTCAGATTATGATGGAGGATTTGAGATCTATTTCCAAAGCT
- the LOC108843868 gene encoding serine acetyltransferase 5 → MPPAGELQHQSPSKDKQSNDAQSAEAAAAIAAAAADAEAAGLWTQIKAEARRDAEAEPALASYLYSTILSHSSLERSISFHLGNKLCSSTLLSTLLYDLFLNTFTSDPSLRNATVADLRAARVRDPACISFSHCLLNYKGFLAIQAHRISHKLWTQTRKPLALALHSRISEVFAVDIHPAAKIGKGILLDHATGVVIGETAVIGNNVSILHHVTLGGTGKACGDRHPKIGDGCLIGAGATILGNVKIGAGAKVGAGSVVLIDIPPRATAVGNPARLVGGKEKPTIHDEECPGETMDHTSFISEWSDYII, encoded by the exons ATGCCGCCGGCCGGAGAGCTCCAACATCAATCTCCCTCAAAAGACAAACAGTCCAACGATGCTCAATCTGCCGAAGCTGCAGCTGCGATTGCCGCGGCTGCAGCCGATGCGGAAGCTGCGGGATTATGGACACAGATCAAGGCGGAAGCTCGCCGCGACGCAGAGGCGGAGCCGGCGTTAGCTAGCTACCTCTACTCGACGATTCTCTCTCACTCGTCTCTCGAGCGGTCGATCTCGTTTCATCTAGGAAACAAGCTATGCTCGTCGACGCTTCTCTCGACGCTTCTTTACGATCTGTTCTTGAACACGTTCACCTCCGATCCTTCTCTCCGCAACGCCACCGTCGCGGATCTCCGTGCTGCTCGCGTTCGTGACCCGGCGTGTATCTCCTTCTCCCATTGCCTTCTCAATTACAAGGGCTTCTTAGCGATTCAG GCACATCGTATCTCACACAAGCTATGGACTCAAACGCGGAAGCCACTAGCCTTAGCTCTCCACTCGCGTATCTCCGAAGTGTTCGCCGTCGATATCCATCCAGCAGCGAAGATCGGTAAAGGGATACTTCTCGATCACGCAACCGGAGTCGTCATCGGAGAAACAGCTGTGATAGGGAACAACGTTTCGATCCTCCACCACGTGACGCTCGGTGGAACAGGTAAAGCTTGCGGAGACAGACATCCCAAGATCGGCGACGGTTGCTTGATCGGAGCTGGAGCGACTATTCTCGGGAACGTCAAGATCGGAGCAGGAGCTAAAGTAGGTGCCGGATCTGTTGTTCTGATCGACATCCCTCCACGAGCTACGGCCGTTGGGAATCCGGCGAGACTCGTCGGAGGAAAAGAGAAACCGACGATTCATGATGAGGAGTGTCCGGGAGAGACGATGGATCACACTTCGTTTATCTCCGAATGGTCGGACTACATCATTTGA
- the LOC108844465 gene encoding protein NDL1: MAESNGSVSVDVGTIYLGGKEHRVKTACGVVSVIVYGDREKPALITYPDLALNHMSCFQGLFFCPEAASLLLHNFCIYHISPPGHELGAAPIFPNDTVPSADDLADQILEVLNFFGLGAVMCMGVTAGAYILTLFAMKHRERVAGLILVSPLCKAPSWSEWFYNRVVSNLLYFYGMCGVVKEFLLQRYFSKEVRGNVEIPESDIAQACRRLLDERQSVNVMRFLDAIDRRPDISSGLKKLKCRTLIFIGDQSPFYSEAVHMAANLDRGYCALVEVQACGSMVTEEQPHAMLVPMEYFLMGYGLYRPSCFTGSPRSPLSPSCISPELLSPESMGLKLKPIKTRVSA, translated from the exons ATGGCTGAGTCAAACGGCTCCGTTTCCGTCGACGTTGGAACCATCTATCTTGGTGGCAAG GAGCATCGTGTTAAAACAGCATGTGGCGTTGTGTCCGTCATTGTCTATGGAGACCGAGAAAAGCCAGCATTGATTACTTATCCCGATCTGGCCCTTAACC ATATGTCATGCTTCCAAGGATTGTTCTTTTGTCCTGAAGCAGCTTCCTTGCTTCTACATAACTTCTGCATCTATCATATAAGTCCACCTGGCCATGAG TTAGGAGCTGCTCCGATTTTTCCTAATGATACAGTCCCTTCTGCTGACGATTTGGCGGATCAGATCCTTGAAGTTCTCAACTTTTTCGg actTGGTGCTGTTATGTGTATGGGAGTGACTGCAGGTGCTTACATCCTCACATTATTCGCT ATGAAACATAGAGAAAGGGTTGCCGGTTTGATTCTCGTCTCACCGTTATGCAAGGCGCCGTCTTGGTCTGAATGGTTCTACAACAGAGTTGTCTCAAACTTGTTGTATTTCTACGGAATGTGTGGAGTGGTAAAAGAGTTTCTGCTTCAAAGATATTTTAGTAAG GAAGTGCGTGGTAACGTGGAGATTCCAGAGTCAGATATAGCACAAGCTTGCAGAAGA CTGCTTGATGAGAGGCAAAGTGTAAACGTCATGCGGTTTCTTGATGCCATTGATCG gagaCCTGACATCTCAAGTGGATTGAAGAAACTAAAATGCAGGACACTTATCTTTATAGGAGATCAATCTCCATTCTATTCAGAAGCTGTTCACATGGCAGCAAATTTGGATAGAGGATACTGTGCTTTGGTTGAG GTTCAGGCTTGTGGTTCAATGGTAACAGAGGAGCAACCACATGCAATGTTGGTTCCAATGGAATATTTCTTGATGGGTTATGGATTGTATAGACCATCTTGTTTTACAGGCAGCCCTAGAAGTCCTCTTAGCCCTTCCTGCATTTCACCTGAGCTTCTCTCCCCTGAAAGCATGGGATTAAAGCTTAAGCCTATCAAAACCCGAGTCTCGGCTTAA
- the LOC108847241 gene encoding histone acetyltransferase type B catalytic subunit, giving the protein MAQKHQSAAAPGPEPKKRRRVGFSPADAGVEANECIKIYLVSSKEEVGSPDVSCVTPVDLNDFFDGDGKIYGYQGLKISVWINSISLHSYADITFQSTTNGDKGITDLKSALQNIFAETIVDSKDEFLQTFSTEKDFIRNMVSNGEVIHSGVTDGSSINAQVAPSDLQVLRMEIGSPNAGLLYSRLVPLVLLFVDGSNPIDVTDPDWHLYLLIQKKEDKEEPLYQIVGFTAIYKFYRYPDRLRMRLSQILVLPSFQGKGFGSYLMEVVNKMAVAENVYDLTVEEPSEKFQRIRTCIDINRLLAFDPIKPAIDSAVETLTKGKLSKKAQIPRFTPPSDAIEKVREALKINKKQLLKCWEILIYLALDPIDKYMEDYTSVITSHVRTDILGKDVEAPKKQVVDVPTEFEAEASFVVFKSVNGEEGNSNNVQVDENKPDQEQQLKQLVEERIREIKLVAEKVSRTCPKVRI; this is encoded by the exons ATGGCTCAGAAGCATCAATCCGCCGCCGCCCCAGGTCCCGAGCCTAAGAAGCGTCGCCGCGTCGGATTCTCTCCCGCCG ATGCTGGCGTGGAGGCTAACGAGTGCATCAAAATCTATCTCG TCTCCAGCAAAGAGGAAGTGGGTTCTCCTGATGTTTCATGTGTTACTCCTGTTGATCTGAACGATTTTTTTGATGGAGATGGGAAGATATATGGCTACCAAGGTTTGaag ATCAGTGTATGGATCAATAGCATTTCGTTGCATTCTTATGCTGATATTACATTCCAGAGCACAACCAAT GGAGACAAAGGCATCACGgacctcaaatctgctttacAG AACATATTTGCTGAGACAATTGTTGACAGCAAGGATGAATTTCTGCAAACGTTTTCGACGGAGAAAGATTTTATCAG AAATATGGTCTCAAACGGAGAGGTAATACATTCCGGAGTGACAGATGGAAGCAGCATCAATGCTCAAGTGGCTCCTTCAGATCTCCAG GTTTTACGGATGGAGATTGGTTCTCCAAATGCTGGACTCCTCTATAGCCGATTGGTGCCCcttgttcttctttttgtcgATG GCAGCAACCCTATTGATGTCACTGACCCTGACTGGCATTTATATCTCTTGATTCAAAAGAAAGAGGATAAAGAGGAGCCTTTGTATCAAATTGTCGGCTTTACTGCTATTTATAAGTTCTATCGTTACCCCGACAGGTTAAGGATGCGACTCAGCCag ATCCTGGTCCTGCCTTCCTTCCAAGGAAAAGGATTTGGAAGCTATCTCATGGAGGTTGTAAACAAAATGGCCGTAGCAGAAAACGTTTACGATCTTACAGTGGAAGAGCCATCCGAAAAGTTCCAACGCATCCGCACTTGCATAGACATAAACCGCTTGCTGGCTTTCGATCCAATCAAACCAGCCATCGATTCAGCTGTTGAGACTCTCACAAAAGGCAAGCTATCGAAGAAAGCTCAGATACCTCGATTCACTCCACCTTCGGATGCCATCGAGAAGGTCCGCGAAGCTCTGAAGATCAACAAGAAACAGCTCCTCAAATGCTGGGAGATCTTGATATACCTCGCGCTTGATCCTATCGACAAATACATGGAGGATTACACGAGTGTCATCACGAGCCATGTGAGAACCGACATTCTTGGAAAAGATGTAGAGGCTCCAAAGAAACAGGTGGTGGATGTTCCGACCGAGTTCGAAGCTGAAGCGTCGTTTGTGGTTTTCAAGTCTGTGAATGGAGAAGAAGGTAATAGCAACAATGTTCAAGTGGATGAAAACAAGCCGGATCAAGAGCAGCAGTTGAAGCAATTGGTTGAGGAGAGGATTCGTGAGATCAAGTTGGTTGCTGAGAAAGTCTCTAGGACTTGCCCGAAGGTGAGAATCTGA
- the LOC130510158 gene encoding 60S ribosomal protein L31-3, with protein sequence MSEKKGRKEEVVTREYTINLHRRLHSCTFKKKAPKAIKEIRKFAEKAMGTKDVRVDVKLNKQIWSKGIRGPPRRIRVRVARKRNDDEDAKEEFFSLVTVAEIPAEGLSGLGTKVIDEED encoded by the exons ATGTCTGAGAAAAAGGGAAGGAAAGAGGAAGTGGTGACCAGAGAGTACACCATCAACCTCCACAGACGCCTCCACAGCTG CACCTTTAAGAAGAAGGCACCAAAGGCCATTAAGGAGATAAGGAAGTTTGCAGAGAAAGCCATGGGAACCAAGGACGTTAGGGTAGACGTGAAGTTGAACAAGCAGATATGGAGCAAAGGTATCAGAGGTCCCCCAAGAAGGATCAGGGTCCGCGTTGCACGTAAGAGGAACGACGATGAAGACGCAAAGGAAGAGTTTTTCTCACTTGTCACCGTTGCCGAAATCCCTGCCGAAGGACTAAGTGGACTCGGCACAAAGGTCATCGATGAGGAGGATTGA
- the LOC108836894 gene encoding asparagine--tRNA ligase, cytoplasmic 1 — protein sequence MSDEAPPPAHQLASVSSSNDESSSSTAQKARFSDRVRIRSILGRPDGGAGLAGQKVRISGWVKTGREQGKGAFAFLEVNDGSCPANLQVMVDASVSDLSRLIATGTCVTVDGCLKIPPEGKGTKQKVELSVVEVVDVGTVDTATYPIPKTKLTLERLREFPHLRSRTNSISAIARIRHALAIATHKFFDEEGFLYIQTPIITTSDCEGAGEMFQVTTLINHTEKLERDLIENPPPTEADVEAARAIVKARGEAVAQLKAAKASKEEITASVAELNEAKVSLARTEERSRLKPGLPKADDGKIDYSQDFFGRQAFLTVSGQLQVETYACGLSDVYTFGPTFRAENSHTSRHLAEFWMVEPELAFADLEDDMNCAEAYVRYMCKWLLEKRYDDMELMAKNFDKGCIDRLKLVASTPFGRLTYTKAIEVLEEAVAKGKKFENPVEWGIDLASEHERYLTEVVFQKPLIVYNYPKGIKAFYMRLNDDGKTVAAMDVLVPKVGELIGGSQREERIDVIMERIEEMGLPVEPYEWYLDLRRYGTAKHSGFGLGFERMVLFATGMDNIRDVIPFPRYPGRADL from the exons ATGAGCGACGAGGCTCCGCCGCCGGCACATCAATTAGCCTCCGTCTCCTCATCCAACGATGAATCCTCATCCTCAACAGCGCAGAAAGCTCGTTTCTCAGATCGAGTCCGGATCCGATCGATCCTGGGCCGACCCGACGGCGGAGCCGGGCTCGCGGGTCAGAAGGTCCGAATCAGCGGGTGGGTGAAAACCGGGAGGGAGCAAGGGAAAGGCGCATTCGCTTTCCTCGAGGTGAACGACGGATCGTGCCCGGCGAATCTCCAGGTCATGGTGGACGCCTCGGTCTCGGATCTCTCGAGGCTGATCGCGACGGGGACTTGCGTGACCGTCGACGGGTGTTTGAAGATTCCTCCGGAAGGGAAAGGGACGAAGCAGAAGGTGGAGCTTAGCGTTGTGGAGGTGGTTGATGTCGGGACGGTGGATACTGCCACGTACCCGATTCCGAAGACGAAGCTTACTCTTGAGAGGTTGAGAGAGTTTCCTCATCTTCGTTCGAGGACCAACTCG ATCTCTGCCATTGCAAGAATCCGACACGCGCTTGCTATAGCCACCCACAAATTCTTCGATGAGGAAGGCTTCCTATACATTCAGACTCCAATCATCACAACAAGTGACTGCGAAGGAGCTGGAGAGATGTTCCAAGTAACAACTCTGATCAACCATACCGAGAAGCTGGAGAGGGATCTCATTGAGAACCCTCCGCCCACCGAGGCTGACGTCGAAGCCGCCAGGGCCATCGTCAAGGCGAGAGGTGAAGCCGTGGCGCAGCTCAAAGCTGCTAAAGCAAGCAAGGAAGAGATCACTGCTTCCGTTGCTGAGCTCAACGAGGCGAAAGTGAGTTTAGCTAGGACCGAAGAGAGGTCAAGACTCAAGCCTGGATTGCCTAAAGCTGATGATGGGAAGATTGATTACTCGCAAGATTTCTTCGGTCGTCAAGCGTTCTTGACGGTGTCTGGTCAGTTACAAGTGGAGACTTACGCTTGCGGACTCAGCGATGTGTATACGTTTGGCCCTACTTTCCGGGCAGAGAACTCTCACACCTCGAGGCATCTTGCTGAGTTCTGGATGGTTGAGCCTGAGTTAGCTTTTGCTGATCTAGAGGACGATATGAACTGCGCAGAGGCGTATGTGAGATACATGTGCAAGTGGCTGCTTGAGAAACGTTACGATGACATGGAGCTCATGGCGAAGAACTTCGACAAAGGCTGTATTGATAGGCTGAAACTGGTAGCGTCGACTCCGTTTGGTCGTTTAACGTACACCAAAGCGATAGAAGTGCTTGAGGAAGCTGTGGCGAAAGGAAAGAAATTTGAGAACCCAGTGGAGTGGGGAATCGACTTAGCATCTGAGCACGagag ATACTTGACAGAGGTTGTGTTTCAAAAGCCGCTGATTGTGTACAACTACCCGAAAGGAATCAAAGCATTCTACATGAGACTTAACGATGATGGAAAGACAGTGGCTGCCATGGATGTCCTTGTTCCAAAG GTTGGAGAACTCATTGGTGGAAGCCAAAGGGAAGAAAGGATTGACGTCATCATGGAAAG GATTGAGGAGATGGGACTACCAGTGGAGCCATACGAGTGGTACTTGGACTTGAGACGTTACGGAACAGCGAAGCATTCAGGGTTCGGACTTGGATTCGAACGTATGGTTCTGTTTGCGACAGGAATGGACAACATCAGAGACGTTATTCCCTTCCCTCGCTATCCTGGCAGAGCTGACCTCTAA
- the LOC130509293 gene encoding lectin-domain containing receptor kinase VI.4-like translates to MGKARSMVKLFFLVIFLQILVPAHTATSKTSTEFIFQGFNGNQSELELEGDSTITPNGLLRLTDRDSDVAGTAFYDKPVRLLDNTNSTVGSFSTSFVFIIIPSSSNNGGFGFTFTLSPTPDRPDAETAQYLGLLNKEDDGDPDNHVFAVEFDTVQGYKDSTDRIGNHIGLNFNSLSSDVQEPVAYFDKEGHKEDFQLTSGEPIQVFIDYDGPTKTLTITVYPTRLGSRPTTPLISQRVPKLQEIVQEEMFVGFTAATGDKSSAHYVMGWSFSTGRVPAATLNLSELPAPPPNRAKKRRFNKEIISLIVSLTTVITIMLVLSFLLLIYKRRLNQEEILEDWELDHPHRFRYKELFNATDGFNDNRIIGSGGFGTVYKGSITTTDDDDQIAVKKITPNSIQGVREFVAEIESLGRLRHKNLVNLQGWCKHGNDLLLIYDYIPNGSLDSLLYSKPRLCGAVLTWNARFQIAKGIASGLLYLHEEWEKIVIHRDVKPSNVLIDDQMNPRLGDFGLARLYERGSLSHTTVVVGTIGYMAPELTRNGNSSSASDVFAFGVLLLEIVSGRKPTDSGSFFLADWVMEMHAGGGGVLRAVDSRLGSGYDEGEARLALAVGLLCCHPKRGSRPAMRMVLRYLNGDEDVPEVEVYSHSSSRYSVPSDLKEPLKGDISSDALLQKN, encoded by the coding sequence ATGGGCAAAGCAAGATCCATGGTCAAGCTCTTCTTTTTGGTGATCTTCCTACAGATCCTTGTCCCAGCTCATACAGCAACATCAAAGACGAGTACAGAGTTCATTTTCCAAGGCTTTAATGGAAACCAATCAGAACTTGAATTAGAAGGAGATTCAACCATCACGCCCAACGGACTACTGAGGCTCACGGATCGAGACTCAGACGTTGCGGGAACTGCTTTCTACGACAAACCGGTTAGACTGCTCGACAATACTAACTCCACGGTTGGTTCCTTCAGCACTTCCTTCGTCTTTATCATCATCCCTTCAAGCTCAAACAACGGAGGTTTCGGCTTCACATTCACACTATCTCCAACCCCAGACCGTCCAGACGCGGAGACAGCACAGTACTTGGGTCTTCTCAACAAAGAAGACGACGGCGATCCGGATAACCACGTGTTCGCAGTTGAATTCGACACGGTTCAAGGATACAAAGACAGCACAGACCGAATAGGCAACCACATCGGTCTAAACTTCAACAGCCTCTCCTCAGACGTCCAAGAACCCGTCGCTTACTTCGACAAAGAAGGACACAAAGAAGACTTCCAGCTCACGAGCGGCGAGCCGATCCAAGTCTTCATCGATTACGACGGACCGACCAAAACACTCACCATCACCGTCTACCCGACCAGACTCGGATCTAGGCCGACAACTCCTCTGATCTCGCAACGCGTCCCTAAACTGCAAGAGATCGTGCAAGAAGAGATGTTCGTGGGATTCACTGCAGCAACTGGGGACAAATCTAGCGCGCATTACGTGATGGGCTGGAGTTTCTCAACCGGTCGGGTTCCAGCAGCTACCCTGAACCTCTCGGAGCTTCCTGCTCCGCCTCCCAACAGGGCGAAGAAGAGACGCTTCAACAAAGAAATCATCTCCCTGATCGTGTCTTTAACCACCGTTATAACGATCATGCTGGTGTTATCGTTTCTCTTGTTGATATACAAAAGACGGTTAAACCAAGAAGAGATTCTCGAGGATTGGGAACTCGATCATCCCCATAGATTTCGATACAAAGAACTATTTAATGCTACGGATGGATTCAACGACAACAGAATCATAGGAAGCGGAGGATTCGGAACTGTTTACAAAGGAAGCATAACAACCACAGACGATGATGATCAGATCGCAGTTAAAAAGATAACTCCTAACAGTATTCAAGGCGTTCGAGAGTTTGTCGCAGAGATCGAGAGTCTAGGCCGTTTGAGGCATAAGAATCTAGTCAACCTACAAGGATGGTGCAAACACGGAAACGATTTGTTACTAATTTACGATTATATCCCTAACGGAAGCTTGGACTCGCTTCTCTACAGTAAACCGAGACTATGCGGCGCCGTTTTGACCTGGAACGCGCGTTTTCAGATCGCGAAAGGGATCGCGTCGGGTCTCCTCTACCTCCACGAGGAGTGGGAGAAGATCGTGATCCACAGAGACGTTAAACCTAGCAACGTCCTCATCGACGACCAGATGAACCCCAGGCTCGGCGACTTCGGCCTCGCGAGGCTCTACGAGCGGGGATCCCTCTCACACACCACCGTCGTCGTCGGCACGATCGGTTACATGGCGCCGGAGCTCACGCGCAACGGGAACTCCTCATCCGCCTCCGACGTCTTCGCGTTCGGCGTCCTGCTGCTGGAGATCGTCTCCGGGAGGAAACCGACGGACTCCGGGAGCTTCTTCCTGGCCGATTGGGTCATGGAGATGCACGCGGGCGGCGGCGGCGTACTACGCGCGGTGGACTCGAGGCTCGGATCGGGTTACGACGAGGGGGAGGCGAGGCTGGCGCTCGCGGTCGGGTTGCTGTGTTGTCACCCGAAGAGGGGATCGCGTCCCGCGATGAGGATGGTGCTGAGGTATTTGAACGGAGATGAGGATGTTCCTGAGGTTGAGGTGTACTCGCATTCGTCGAGTAGATACTCTGTTCCCTCCGATTTGAAAGAACCCTTGAAGGGAGACATATCCTCAGATGCCCTCctacaaaaaaactaa